In one window of Saccharomyces paradoxus chromosome VII, complete sequence DNA:
- the NAT2 gene encoding Nat2p (similar to YGR147C) encodes MIVPRSSALPVFRRTFLRWGWVSLPIQKTVPHTLRRNLSVPCRPMSKCPFLRPVVNMQLAQTKRFHSTEGENNQSDGGKSKNNDGKKSEPHGIKGLMAKYGYSALIVYILLTCVDLPLCFLGVHSLGEEKIKIYLNRGKQLVGMGEPDESKVIEDVRRKQAHREAVQAKNADKVEDASRKTFNERWQEMKDSTLLAELLIAYGIHKSLIIVRVPLTAVLTPSFVKLLQRFGIDLMKKQKKVFQTMASGAKIRYKGNNPSDFIKNEGTVLDITKRKPKTKGQKWFDGLM; translated from the coding sequence ATGATAGTACCCAGGAGTAGTGCTCTACCAGTTTTTAGGAGGACATTTCTTCGATGGGGATGGGTAAGTTTACCCATTCAGAAAACCGTACCTCATACATTGCGCAGGAATCTTAGTGTCCCTTGTAGACCAATGTCAAAATGCCCTTTCCTACGACCTGTGGTGAATATGCAGTTGGCACAAACCAAAAGGTTTCACAGTACTGAGGGGGAAAATAATCAGTCTGATGGAGgtaaaagcaaaaataacGATGGGAAGAAAAGTGAGCCACACGGAATTAAAGGATTGATGGCCAAGTATGGTTATTCAGCACTAATCGTCTATATCCTCTTAACCTGTGTTGATTTGCCATTATGTTTCCTGGGAGTCCACTCATTGggtgaagaaaagattaagATATATTTGAACAGAGGTAAACAATTGGTTGGGATGGGAGAACCAGATGAAAGCAAAGTCATTGAAGATGTTAGAAGGAAACAGGCACATCGCGAAGCAGTGCAGGCGAAGAATGCTGATAAAGTCGAGGACGCATCGAGAAAGACTTTCAATGAGAGATGGCAAGAGATGAAGGATAGCACCTTGTTGGCCGAATTGTTAATTGCGTATGGCATACACAAGAGTTTGATTATCGTTAGAGTACCCCTAACGGCAGTGCTAACGCCATCCTTTGTCAAACTTCTACAGAGGTTTGGCATCgatttaatgaagaagcagaaaaagGTATTCCAAACGATGGCCTCTGGGGCCAAAATAAGATACAAAGGGAACAATCCAAGCGACTTCATCAAGAATGAAGGCACAGTGCTTGACATTACCAAGCGTAAACCAAAAACAAAGGGCCAGAAATGGTTTGACGGCCTAATGTGA
- the RPL24B gene encoding 60S ribosomal protein eL24 (Ribosomal 60S subunit protein L24B~similar to YGR148C), whose amino-acid sequence MKVEIDSFSGAKIYPGRGTLFVRGDSKIFRFQNSKSASLFKQRKNPRRIAWTVLFRKHHKKGITEEVAKKRSRKTVKAQRPITGASLDLIKERRSLKPEVRKANREEKLKANKEKKRTEKAARKAEKAKSAGVQGSKVSKQQAKGAFQKVAATSR is encoded by the coding sequence ATGAAGGTTGAAATTGATTCCTTTTCCGGTGCTAAGATCTACCCAGGTAGAGGTACTTTATTTGTCCGTGGTGActccaaaattttcagattCCAAAACTCCAAATCTGCTTCTTTGTtcaaacaaagaaagaaccCAAGAAGAATCGCTTGGACCGTCTTGTTTAGAAAGCATCACAAGAAGGGTATCACTGAAGAAGTTGCTAAGAAGAGATCTAGAAAGACCGTTAAGGCCCAAAGACCAATCACTGGTGCTTCTTTGGACTTAATCAAGGAGAGAAGATCTTTGAAGCCAGAAGTTAGAAAGGCCAacagagaagaaaaattgaaagccaacaaggaaaagaagaggacTGAAAAGGCCGCTAGAAAAGCTGAAAAAGCTAAGTCCGCTGGTGTCCAAGGTTCCAAGGTTTCCAAGCAACAAGCTAAGGGTgcttttcaaaaggttGCTGCCACTTCCCGTTAA
- the GPC1 gene encoding glycerophosphocholine acyltransferase (similar to YGR149W), with product MYKLDNNQIDDETNNSVSLTSLLEFLDPIASKVVSKYYHGSNLSKAEQKLRNFEGFRRRKPHHEHDSHHLHHLNRSRSFLQLEDFKVRALQRIKNLDKPLDSIFFKNSSRLEKAFYPFTLFNIFFIGFLMGRFPEWFHVYYTILFFVLMPIRFYTYYKTKNHYFLADFCYFVNMLCLLFIWVFPHSYSLFQSCFAFTFGTLCFAVITWRNSLVIHSIDKTTSCFIHIIPPCVMYVIYHGLPLEYKIERFPGAIIQSELDIKKNILWTSLYYLVWQSLYHYFITLKKSSKIKSGERMTSFEYLTTHQFKNFWAVKLRSPWPMIIYTLSQYLYQLFTMLLCGIWIRYKLAAALFLTVVFLWASHNGATYYIDHYGKNFEKEVDRLRLEVENLQQKLQPDSDVLISDASINDKDYLTVNPDEDFDDSSSVSSKSS from the coding sequence ATGTACAAGTTGGACAATAACCAAATTGACGACGAAACGAATAATTCTGTTTCATTAACAAGCCTTTTAGAATTTCTCGACCCGATCGCATCAAAAGTAGTTTCAAAATACTACCACGGTTCTAATCTTTCGAAAGCAGAACAGAAATTGCgaaattttgaaggatTTAGAAGACGTAAACCCCACCATGAGCATGATAGTCATCATTTACACCACCTGAATAGAAGCCGTTCTTTCTTGCAGTTAGAGGATTTTAAAGTAAGGGCGTTACAGAGAATTAAGAATTTAGACAAACCCTTGgattccattttttttaaaaacaGCTCAAGGTTAGAAAAAGCATTTTACCCTTTCACGCTGTTtaatatattcttcattggaTTTTTGATGGGCAGATTTCCAGAATGGTTTCATGTTTATTATactattcttttttttgttctaaTGCCCATACGTTTCTACACATATTATAAGACCAAGAATCACTACTTCCTGGCTGATTTTTGTTACTTTGTGAATATGCTATGCCTATTGTTTATCTGGGTTTTTCCACATTCATATAGCCTTTTCCAGTCATGTTTTGCATTCACTTTCGGAACGTTATGTTTTGCCGTTATTACTTGGAGAAATTCCTTAGTAATACATTCTATTGATAAAACTACTTCATGTTTCATTCACATAATACCCCCCTGTGTCATGTATGTTATCTATCATGGATTACCACTCGAATACAAAATCGAAAGGTTCCCTGGAGCAATTATTCAAAGTGAATTGgacatcaaaaaaaatattctttggACATCcctttattatttggttTGGCAATCGTTGTACCATTACTTCATCACTTTAAAAAAGTCTAGCAAGATCAAATCTGGTGAAAGAATGACaagttttgaatatttAACTACGCAccaattcaaaaacttctGGGCGGTTAAATTGAGATCACCTTGGCCGATGATAATTTACACACTTTCTCAATATCTCTATCAGCTTTTTACTATGCTACTGTGTGGTATATGGATTCGTTACAAGCTGGCTGCAGCCCTATTTTTAACCGTTGTATTTCTATGGGCGTCTCATAACGGGGCTACCTATTATATTGATCACTACGggaagaattttgaaaaagaagttgatAGGTTACGTcttgaagttgaaaatttacAGCAGAAGTTACAGCCCGATTCGGATGTACTGATATCAGATGCCTCCATAAATGACAAAGATTACCTAACTGTTAACCctgatgaagattttgacGACTCCTCAAGTGTATCCTCAAAGAGTAGTTAA
- the CCM1 gene encoding Ccm1p (Mitochondrial 15S rRNA-binding protein~similar to YGR150C) produces MYMARCGPKTNVLYFPFQSSFLLSKRLINKRFKHTLQIENEKNMIGNPGKNEIISPEDVEFKLAQLREFTNTLKERIHNIESVKPGSHQSNGIASISEDSKNINTTETLSSSHEGKSNNLSDLIHSSFLEKMNHVVPTVIRERVADDDILAKNLLDKSHSNWAPVIDRLYTSEKRLKNIDSRELSVWLKGTVKYLPFHSILHLDKMLLEQIEGDVVKFNTHMYECIFNNLGSLKPTSSNHDGINDRVILKMKELLERYDETLKIVEERRNKKQGPPSRTPKMTQAILNNCLKYSTKCSSFQDMEYFITKFRDNYGISPNKQNLTTVIQFYSKKEMIKQAWNTFDTMKFLSTKHFPDIRTYNTMLQICEKERNFPKALDLFQEIQDHNIKPTTNTYIMMARVLATSSSNVVVSEGKSNSLRLLGWKYLHELEEKNLYRHKNDEMNLFLAMMALASYDGDIELSRALYYLFIGKKYKALCANWKGSILVDQDKIWKSVLMPEMLNYLMLAYARFDPRNLPVLSGYEKGINLRRKFLREFDTSLRLDDADKSVEFKLPFLPINDLNSEAQVLAESNAIWSFNLENGGTRDTLTSANETALETIKKYGQLLDSFAQEAKDLNEFKFKVMYEVTKRQRESINVNVFNKILLHTYLSIPINFGQQKEFLRRLTIFTFQQHEFEAVIKRLYDGYCDLSLSNQVGQNSISGEAISVSKVEKWEDPTLRMDDIWYITSLRCKIMMDTTLYELVMKAAIEFQNEDLAKKVWNDRGKFRTTIPFLNMDQRIRISKDQKFAHLMVEFFTKEGKYSDAIAIILSSKNRFNWTYSMVRNLHQALEEIEDKNSVEIVLDVVNKKSHAKALKWEEKELKM; encoded by the coding sequence ATGTACATGGCCAGATGTGGCCCTAAGACTAATGTGCTGTATTTCCCATTTCAATCGTCCTTTCTACTTTCGAAACGACTTATAAATAAGCGTTTTAAGCATACCCtacaaattgaaaatgaaaaaaatatgatagGGAACCCCggtaaaaatgaaataataTCTCCTGAAGATGTTGAATTCAAATTAGCACAATTGCGAGAATTTACTAATACTCTAAAAGAACGCATTCACAATATTGAATCGGTTAAACCAGGTAGCCACCAAAGCAATGGTATCGCATCAATATCAGAAGACTCAAAGAATATCAATACTACCGAAACGTTATCTTCTTCTCATGAAGGGAAATCCAACAATCTATCTGACTTGATTCACTCTTCgtttttagaaaaaatgaacCACGTCGTGCCGACAGTTATAAGAGAAAGGGTGGCAGACGACGACATCCTTGCTAAAAACCTTCTCGATAAATCACATAGCAATTGGGCACCTGTCATAGATAGGCTTTATACCAGTGAGAAACGATTAAAGAATATTGATTCCAGGGAATTATCCGTTTGGTTAAAGGGCACAGTCAAATATTTGCCATTTCATAGCATACTCCACTTGGATAAGATGCTTTTAGAACAAATCGAAGGAGATGTTGTAAAATTTAATACCCACATGTATGAGTGTATTTTTAACAACTTAGGAAGTCTGAAACCAACTAGCTCGAATCACGATGGCATTAATGATAGAGTTATtctcaaaatgaaagaGTTGTTAGAGAGGTATGATGAGACATTGAAAATAGTTGAAGAAAGACGTAATAAAAAGCAAGGGCCCCCTTCCAGAACGCCAAAGATGACCCAAGCAATACTTAATAATTGTTTAAAATACTCAACCAAATGTTCAAGCTTTCAGGACATGGAGTATTTTATTACAAAATTCAGAGATAATTATGGCATATCTCCTAATAAGCAAAATTTAACCACCGTAATACAATTCTACTCCAAGAAGGAAATGATCAAGCAAGCCTGGAATACTTTTGACACcatgaaatttttgtcTACAAAACACTTCCCTGACATCCGCACATATAACACAATGCTGCAAATATGCGAAAAGGAACGGAACTTTCCTAAGGCTTTGGACttatttcaagaaattcaagACCACAATATAAAACCTACAACAAACACTTACATAATGATGGCAAGAGTGTTGGCTACTTCAAGCAGTAACGTCGTTGTTAGCGAGGGGAAGTCAAACTCTTTAAGACTCCTGGGATGGAAATATCTCCATGAGCTGGAGGAAAAGAATCTTTACAGACACAAAAACGATGAAATGAATCTATTTTTGGCTATGATGGCATTAGCCTCATATGATGGGGATATTGAATTAAGTAGAGCTCTGTATTACTTGTTCATCGGGAAAAAGTACAAGGCTTTATGCGCAAATTGGAAAGGAAGCATTCTCGTAGATCAAGATAAAATATGGAAGTCTGTTTTGATGCCAGAAATGCTAAATTATTTAATGCTTGCTTATGCAAGATTCGATCCTAGAAATCTGCCAGTTCTATCCGGTTATGAAAAAGGTATCAATTTGAGAAGAAAGTTTCTTCGCGAATTTGACACCTCCTTGAGGTTAGACGATGCAGACAAATCGGTCGAATTTAAATTGCCGTTTCTTCCGATTAATGACTTAAATTCGGAGGCACAGGTATTGGCGGAATCTAATGCAATCTGGAGTTTCAACTTGGAAAATGGAGGAACACGCGATACATTAACATCTGCAAATGAAACTGCACTAGAGACgatcaaaaaatatggccAATTGCTTGATTCATTTGCACAAGAGGCAAAGGATTTGAATGAATTTAAGTTTAAAGTTATGTACGAAGTGACAAAAAGGCAAAGGGAAAGCATTAACGTAAACGtgttcaataaaattttactACACACATATCTCTCAATTCCCATAAACTTCGGACAACAAAAGGAGTTCCTGCGAAGGTTGACAATCTTCACTTTTCAACAACACGAATTCGAAGCTGTCATAAAGCGTTTATATGACGGGTACTGTGACCTTTCTTTATCCAATCAAGTTGGCCAAAATTCAATATCAGGTGAAGCCATCTCAGTATCCAAAGTTGAGAAGTGGGAAGACCCCACCTTGAGAATGGATGACATATGGTATATTACATCTCTAAGATGCAAAATTATGATGGACACCACTTTATATGAGTTGGTGATGAAAGCTGCTAtagaatttcaaaatgaGGATCtagcaaaaaaagtatGGAACGACAGGGGCAAATTTAGGACAACTATACCGTTTTTGAACATGGATCAAAGAATAAGAATATCAAAGGACCAGAAATTTGCGCACTTAATGgttgaatttttcaccaaGGAAGGAAAATATTCGGACGCAATAGCTATCATATTATCTTCGAAAAATCGCTTTAATTGGACATATTCCATGGTTAGGAACTTGCATCAAGCATTAGAAGAAATCGAGGATAAAAACAGTGTTGAAATCGTATTAGATGTagtaaacaaaaaatcACATGCAAAGGCCCTGAAGTGGGAGGAGAAAGAACTTAAGATGTAG
- the RSR1 gene encoding Ras family GTPase RSR1 (GTP-binding protein of the Ras superfamily~similar to YGR152C), with amino-acid sequence MRDYKLVVLGAGGVGKSCLTVQFVQGVYLDTYDPTIEDSYRKTIEIDNKVFDLEILDTAGIAQFTAMRELYIKSGMGFLLVYSVTDRQSLEELMELREQVLRIKDSDRVPMVLIGNKADLINERVISVEEGIEVSSKWGRVPFYETSALLRSNVDEVFVDLVRQIIRNEMESVAVKDARNQSQQFNKVESSSTKLPSSAKQDTKQLNNKQSSKGLYNKPSQGQTKVKQSTPVNEKRKPSHAVPKSGSSNRPGTNATSQQRKKKKNSSTCTIL; translated from the coding sequence ATGAGAGATTATAAATTAGTAGTATTGGGTGCGGGTGGTGTCGGTAAGTCCTGCCTAACCGTGCAGTTTGTACAAGGGGTTTATTTGGATACATATGATCCTACTATCGAAGATTCTTATAGAAAAACTATCGAGATCGATAACAAGGTATTCGACCTGGAAATTTTAGATACAGCGGGTATTGCGCAATTTACTGCGATGAGAGAATTATACATAAAGTCAGGAATGGGGTTCCTGTTGGTGTATTCAGTAACAGATCGACAATCTTTAGAAGAATTAATGGAGCTAAGAGAACAGGTTCTTAGGATCAAAGATTCTGATCGCGTTCCGATGGTTCTAATAGGTAACAAGGCAGATCTAATCAACGAAAGGGTAATAAGTGTGGAAGAAGGTATAGAGGTAAGCAGTAAATGGGGTAGAGTCCCATTTTATGAAACAAGCGCTTTGTTGAGGAGCAATGTTGACGAAGTGTTCGTTGATTTAGTTAGGCAAATTATTCGGAATGAAATGGAAAGTGTTGCTGTTAAAGATGCAAGAAATCAAAGCCAACAATTTAACAAAGTTGAGTCTTCATCAACTAAGCTCCCCAGTTCTGCAAAACAAGATACAAAACAATTAAACAACAAGCAATCATCTAAAGGGTTATATAACAAACCATCACAAGGACAGACTAAAGTTAAACAATCTACGCCGGTCAATGAAAAGCGCAAACCATCACATGCTGTTCCAAAATCTGGTTCTAGCAACAGGCCAGGAACTAACGCTACCTCacaacaaagaaagaaaaagaaaaacagtTCCACTTGCACTATTCTGTAA
- a CDS encoding uncharacterized protein (similar to YGR153W) has product MRGAYLDKELSTYECKKETETYSFLTSLSDIQDSTSNEEDNRVGSLFSEDSLTFESSDVSIRLFSLGLNATNENENGNDNAMKIIVPPKAEQRKGERRSKKIPRSVALLPENSTKCLVESSFDSSRDYGQQLFDWKHEMVERGEDNVKPCGCHKSRKAKCFKELEMESIEKGDIKKSLFYRDIIEWCKEYKVNKTREICVPSLHEFYLDENGSDNLF; this is encoded by the coding sequence ATGAGAGGGGCCTATCTGGATAAAGAACTCAGCACTTACGAAtgcaaaaaggaaacagaGACATATTCATTTCTTACTTCACTCTCAGATATACAGGATTCAACTAGTAATGAGGAAGACAATAGGGTAGGAAGTTTATTTAGTGAAGATAGTTTAACGTTTGAATCATCTGACGTGAGTATACGGTTATTCTCCTTGGGCTTAAATGCcacaaatgaaaatgaaaatggaaaCGATAATGCTATGAAGATCATTGTGCCACCAAAGGCAGAACAAAGAAAGGGAGAAAGGCGAAGTAAGAAAATTCCAAGAAGCGTGGCGCTATTACCCGAGAACTCGACAAAGTGTCTTGTTGAATCAAGTTTTGATTCGAGCAGAGATTATGGACAACAATTATTTGACTGGAAGCATGAAATGGTAGAACGTGGGGAAGACAATGTAAAACCGTGCGGATGTCATAAATCGAGGAAAGCAAAATGTTTCAAGGAACTGGAGATGGAAAGTATAGAAAAGGGCGATATCAAGAAGAGTCTTTTTTATAGAGATATAATTGAATGGTGCAAAGAATATAAAGTCAATAAAACAAGAGAAATCTGTGTTCCGTCGCTACACGAGTTTTATCTAGATGAAAATGGCAGTGACAACTTGTTTTGA
- the GTO1 gene encoding omega-class glutathione transferase (Omega-class glutathione transferase~similar to YGR154C), whose translation MSISYKERISKTHPVFKPEKGRYYIYGALGCPFTHRVILARSLKKLESVLGLVVSHWQLDSKGARFLPAPEHPDEYREKFFTSAGGIPSARLDESEELGDVNNDSVRLFVDGAFDPVENISRLSELYYLNDPEYRGTKFTVPVLWDSKSKKIVNNESGDIIRILNSGVFDEFIGREEANVIDLVPHDLIHEIDDNIKWVHPNINLGVYKAGLAESTKIYETEVKKLFENLQKMECILKGNYRHLKEQFNDNKKDILAKYFVLGQRLTEADIRLYASIIRFDVVYVQHLKCNLKTVRDGFPYLHLWLINLYWNYAEFRFTTDFNHIKLFYIRMETSKNKINPFGIVPLGPKPDIPKL comes from the coding sequence ATGTCAATATCTTACAAAGAGAGAATTTCTAAAACACATCCTGTTTTTAAACCAGAAAAGGGAAGGTATTATATTTATGGGGCCCTTGGATGTCCATTCACTCATAGAGTCATTCTTGCCAGgtctttaaagaaattagaaTCTGTTTTAGGGCTTGTAGTATCTCACTGGCAATTAGACTCCAAGGGTGCCCGTTTCTTACCTGCTCCAGAGCATCCCGACGAATATAGAGAGAAATTCTTTACTAGCGCTGGTGGCATTCCTTCAGCCAGGTTAGACGAATCTGAGGAGTTAGGCGATGTGAATAACGATTCTGTAAGGTTATTCGTGGATGGTGCCTTTGATCCGGTGGAAAACATATCAAGGTTGAGTGAGTTGTATTATTTGAATGATCCTGAGTATCGTGGTACAAAGTTCACTGTGCCTGTTCTGTGGGATTCTaaatcaaagaagattGTTAATAACGAAAGTGGCGATATCATAAGAATTTTAAATAGTGGTgtctttgatgaatttaTCGGACGTGAAGAAGCCAACGTAATCGATCTGGTTCCGCATGATTTAATTCACGAGATCGATGACAATATCAAATGGGTTCATCCAAATATTAATCTTGGTGTTTATAAAGCCGGATTAGCAGAAAGCACAAAGATCTACGAAACTGAAgtaaaaaaactatttgaGAACTTGCAGAAGATGGAATGCATATTAAAAGGCAATTATAGGCACTTAAAGGAGCAGTtcaatgataataaaaaggaCATTTTGGctaaatattttgttctAGGGCAGAGATTAACTGAAGCGGACATCAGATTGTATGCATCAATTATTAGATTTGACGTCGTGTACGTACAGCACCTCAAGTGCAATTTGAAAACCGTAAGGGATGGTTTCCCGTACCTCCATTTATGGTTGATTAATCTGTACTGGAATTATGCGGAGTTTAGATTTACTACAGATTTCAATCATATTAAGTTGTTTTACATCAGGATGGAAACAAGTAAGAACAAGATCAATCCGTTCGGTATAGTGCCATTAGGTCCGAAACCCGACATTCCCAAGTTATGA
- the CYS4 gene encoding cystathionine beta-synthase CYS4 (Cystathionine beta-synthase~similar to YGR155W) yields MTKSEQQTDSRHNVIDLVGNTPLIALKKLPKALGIRPQIYAKLELYNPGGSIKDRIAKSMVEEAEASGRIHPSRSTLIEPTSGNTGIGLALIGAIKGYRTIITLPEKMSNEKVSVLKALGAEIIRTPTAAAWDSPESHIGVAKKLEKEIPGAVILDQYNNMMNPEAHYFGTGREIQKQLEELDLFDNLHAVVAGAGTGGTISGISKYLKEQNDKIQIVGADPFGSILAQPENLNKTDVTDYKVEGIGYDFVPQVLDRKLIDVWYKTDDKPSFKYARQLISNEGVLVGGSSGSAFTAVVKYCEDHPELTEDDVIVAIFPDSIRSYLTKFVDDEWLKKNNLWDDDVLARFDTSKLEASTTKYADVFGNATVKDLHLKPVVSVKETAKVTDVIKILKDNGFDQLPVLTEDGKLSGLVTLSELLRKLSTNNSDSDNTIKGKYLDFKKLNNFNDVSSYNENKSGKKKFIEFDENSKLSDLNRFFEKNSSAVITDGLKPIHIVTKMDLLSYLA; encoded by the coding sequence atgaCAAAATCTGAGCAGCAAACCGATTCAAGACATAACGTTATCGACTTGGTTGGTAACACCCCGTTGATTGcgctgaaaaaattgccaAAAGCCCTGGGTATTAGACCACAAATATATGCTAAACTGGAACTATATAATCCAGGTGGTTCCATCAAAGACAGAATCGCCAAGTCTATGGTGGAAGAGGCTGAAGCTTCTGGTAGAATTCATCCTTCCAGATCTACTCTGATCGAGCCTACTTCCGGTAACACTGGTATCGGTCTAGCCTTAATCGGTGCCATCAAAGGTTACAGAACTATTATTACCTTGCCAGAGAAGATGTCCAACGAGAAGGTTTCTGTCTTGAAAGCTTTGGGTGCTGAAATCATCAGAACTCCAACTGCTGCTGCCTGGGATTCTCCAGAATCACATATCGGTGTTGCCAAGAAGTTGGAGAAAGAAATTCCTGGGGCTGTTATATTAGATCAATACAATAACATGATGAACCCAGAAGCTCATTACTTTGGTACTGGCCGCGAAATCCAAAAACAACTAGAAGAATTGGATCTGTTTGATAATCTACAcgctgttgttgctggtGCTGGTACTGGTGGGACCATTAGTGGTATCtccaaatatttgaaagaacaaaatgaCAAGATTCAGATCGTTGGTGCTGACCCATTTGGTTCAATTCTAGCTCAACCTGAAAACTTGAACAAGACTGACGTCACTGACTACAAAGTTGAAGGTATTGGTTACGATTTTGTTCCTCAAGTCTTGGATAGAAAATTGATCGATGTTTGGTATAAGACTGATGATAAGCCTTCTTTCAAGTATGCCAGACAATTGATTTCTAACGAAGGTGTCTTGGTTGGTGGTTCCTCCGGTTCTGCCTTCACTGCGGTTGTCAAATACTGTGAAGATCATCCTGAACTGACTGAAGATGATGTCATTGTTGCAATTTTCCCAGATTCCATCAGGTCGTACCTAACTAAGTTCGTCGATGACGAATGgttaaagaagaacaacTTGTGGGATGATGACGTATTGGCCCGTTTTGACACTTCAAAGCTGGAGGCTTCGACCACAAAATATGCTGATGTATTTGGTAACGCTACTGTGAAGGATCTCCATTTGAAGCCAGTCGTTTCCGTTAAAGAGACCGCTAAGGTTACAGATGTtattaaaattttgaaagacaACGGTTTTGACCAATTACCTGTACTGACTGAAGACGGTAAGTTGTCCGGTTTAGTTACTCTGTCTGAACTTTTAAGGAAATTATCTACTAATAATTCAGACAGCGACAACACTATAAAGGGTAAGTACTTggatttcaagaaattgaacaatttcaaTGATGTTTCCTCttataatgaaaacaaatccggtaagaagaagtttattgaatttgatgaaaactCCAAGTTATCAGACCTAAATcgtttctttgaaaaaaactcaTCTGCCGTCATTACTGATGGCTTGAAACCAATCCATATCGTTACCAAAATGGATTTACTGAGCTACTTAGCATAA